The sequence CAGCTGCCCCTCGCTAAAGTTTCTCGGTTGACAATAACAATTATTTACGTCCAATTGGAATAATTTTCACCCTTTCTGACGAAACTGGAACACAGTACCTGTGAAATGAAGGTTAATGTTCAGGAGGGGAACCATTGTGAGAAAAATGCATTTTGCAACGATGTTAATTGTGCTTTGTGTTGTTGTTTCGGCCCTTGGACCGATCTCAGGCGTTTCTGCAGAGGAGAAAAGCAAGGACTCCGGAAGCAAAATAGCTGCTGTTGATCTCGCACCGGGGGCGCGCTCTGCCATACTTATGGATGCCAATACCGGCACTGTGATTTATGAAAAAAACAGTCATGATAAGCTGCCTCCAGCAAGTATTACGAAGATTATGACAATGCTGCTTACGGTTGAGGCGCTGGATGAAGGGCGGCTGCAGTTGACGGATAAGGTGCGGGCGAGCGAATATGCGGCTTCAATGGGTGGCTCGCAGATTTTTCTGGAGCCTGGTGAAGAAATGACGGTGGACGAGATGCTCAAAGGGATCGCTATGGCTTCTGGCAATGATGCATCTGTGGCTATGGCGGAGAAAATCGCGGGTTCGGAGAGCGCTTTTGTCGATCTGATGAATCAAAAGGTGGAGGAGCTTGGCCTGAAGGATACCCATTTCGCCAATTGCAATGGACTACCGGCTGAGAATCACTATTCTTCCGCACATGATATTGCTGTAATGAGCCAAGAGCTGCTGAAGCATGAGCGCATTATTAAATATACCGGCTCCTATCAGGATTATCTGCGCAAGGATTCGACCAAGCCCTTCTGGCTGGTGAATACGAATAAGCTGGTGCGTTTCTATACGGGAGCCGATGGGCTGAAGACTGGCTATACGGCAGAGGCTAAATTCTGTCTGTCGGCTACAGCGGCCAGGGATGGCCTGCGTGCTGTGGCTGTCGTGCTGGGCGAACCGAACACGAAGACACGCAACAGCGAGGTTTCGGGTATGTTCGATTACCTGTTCTCGCAATATAAAGTACACACGATTCATAAGGTCGGAGATACCATCGGCACGCTGAAGATTGAGAAGGGCGTGAAGTCGGAGCTGCCGCTTACGGCGAAGGAGACCTACAGCGTTCTTTTGAAAAAAGGAGTGACTCAGGAAGGTATTCGCAATCAGGTAGTATTACCGGAAAATGTGAAAGCTCCTGTAGCCGCAGGGCAAACGGTTGGCAAGCTGGTTGTCTACCAAGGGACTAACGTACTGAAGGAATATGAGCTGAAGGCAGGCGAAGACGTGCCGAAGGCGGGCTGGTGGAAACTGTTCAAGCGAACGGCGGGCTCTTTGTTTACGATTGATTAATTGGTTGTATTTTGTAGATTGCTTCTATGCTTTCTGTAGATTCATAGGGGTTTTCTTCTAGTTTTGTCGGGAGGCAGGATTCCTGATTTGCCGCGTAGAAACCTAGTCCTTGAAGGGAAGCAACATCGTGTTCAAGGGTGGTTTCAAAGCAACGAAGAGGAGAGTGGCAAGCATGAATTCTCATGTGGAGATGGAGCAACACCGGAGTGTGCTGATTGTCCGTTTGTCAGGGGAACTGGACCATCACGCAGCGGATTATGTACGCATGGAAATGGATGATGCGATTATGCGGGGCCAGGTACTGCATCTGGTCCTCAGTCTGAAGGAACTGCAATTTATGGACAGCTCCGGACTGGGCGTTATTCTCGGAAGGTATAAGTCGATTCGTAGTAAAGGTGGCAAAATGGTAGTATGCGACGCCACCGCACCCGTACAAAGGCTGCTGGAAATGTCGGGCCTGTTCAAAATTATGCCCTTATATGACGACGAGAGCGCAGCTCTCTCGGATCTGGAGGTTGCGTTATGACAAAGAGCCAAGCCAGGAACTTCATGAATGTACAGTTCGCTGCATTGTCTGAGAACGAATCGTTCGCGCGTGTTGTTGTGGCGGCCTTCGTCACCAGGCTGGATCCTACGATGGAAGAGCTGAATGATCTGAAGACGGTTGTGTCTGAGGCAGTCACCAACTGCATTATTCATGGGTATGACAGTGACCCGAACGGTATTGTCACGATATCAGCATCGATCGACAATGAAACGGTACATCTCACCATAGAGGATCAAGGACGGGGCATTGAGGATCTAGAGCTGGCTCAGCAGCCGTTGTACACCTCCAAGCCGGAGCTCGAGCGGTCGGGCATGGGCTTTACCATTATGGAGAATTTCGTGGATGAGTTCGAAGTCACAAGTGAACCGGGTCGCGGTACCTCCATCTCAATGAAGAAAACCATTGTCTCGAAAAAAGCTTTATACAATTAGGGGTTGGAGCCATGGATGCAGAGTCAAAAAAAGCTCCGCCGACCTATTTGGACGATGCGGAGGTCAAACGTCTTATCGCGCTCAGTCAGGCCGGAGATAATCTCGCCCGCGACACGCTCGTAAACTGCAATATTCGCCTGGTCTGGTCAGTAGTGCAGCGGTTTATGAACCGCGGGTATGAGCCTGACGATTTGTTCCAGATTGGCTGTATCGGGCTATTGAAGTCCGTCGATAAATTCGACCTCAGCTATGAGGTCAAATTCTCCACCTATGCCGTACCGATGATTATCGGCGAGATCCAGCGCTTCCTGCGCGACGACGGCACCTTGAAGGTCAGCCGTTCGCTCAAGGAAATGGCCAACAAGGTGCGGAAGATGAAGGACGAAATGTCCAAAACTCTGGATCGCCTGCCGACCATCGGCGAAGTTGCACTGGCGCTCGGCGTGACACCCGAAGAAATTGTCTTCGCCCAGGAAGCCAATAAGCCGCCAACCTCGATCCACGAGACCGTGTTCGAGAATGATGGTGATCCGATTACGCTGATCGACCAGATCGCTGATGAGTCGCAGGAGCGCTGGTTCGACAAGCTGGCGCTGAATGAGGCCATCGGAGGCTTAAGTGAACGCGAGCGCCTGATCGTCTACCTGCGCTACTACCGTGACCAGACCCAGTCCGAGGTCGCGAGTCGTTTGGGCATCTCTCAGGTGCAGGTGTCACGGCTGGAGAAGAAGATATTAGCGAATATACGTGAGCAGATTGCGCAGTAAGTGCAGTAGGTAATGAAGTGACGGGTAGCAAGTGTTGATTAGAATGGAAAGTCTTGAGTGAGTACTTTGTGAAGAGCCGCCCTCGCTGGGCGGCTTTTTGCATGTTATGCTGTCCTTATATTTTCGCGGTATGATTAGTGTGGAATTTATCGAAGTATCGGGGGGCAGGCATATGCTGCATATTGTTAACGAGATAGCATAGGTGAGAAGCTCAAGCAAGGGGTTGTGCAAGGTGATGTTCTGGTGTGGAGAGAAATATATTCGGCCGGGCCAATATTCGAAGATCCTGCTGGGGAAAAAGAACGGTCCCTGCGGGCCCAAGTTCTGGAGGATACTCTAGGCATTCCAACTGGTGAATATACGAGGGGCTGTGAGGAACAAGAGCAGCGCCTCCGCGAATTTAATATGTACGATGAAGTGGTATTGTGGTTTGAACATGATCTATTCGATCAGAGTATGCTGGCCTATCTGTTGCACTGGTTCAAAGGTCAGCAGCTTGGGTATACGAAACTAAGTCTGCTCAACATCGGAGAATTTCCGGGAATTGAACCGTTTCATGGTCTGGGCCAGCTTTCTTCAGCGCAGTTGAAGACCTTATACGGAACCTGGCAGACCCTTGGACAAAAGGAATTGGAACTTGGCAGCGAACTTTGGCAAGCATACGCCGCTCCAGATCTCCGTAAGATGGCTGATCTGCTCGAGCAGAGAAAGGCAGAATTGGCGGCGTCCGCCCTGTCTTTTGCCTACGCTGCTTTTCAGGGACATCTCTCTCGTCTTCCTTCGGTGCAAAACGGACTTGGTATTGTAGAACAGACTACGCTGCAGGCTGTTCGTGGGCGTTGGGACACTTCAAACGGCATGCCTATCCAAGTATAATTTAATTTGTGAAGTTTCAGGTAAGGAGGGGAAATCATCAGAACTTTAGTCATTAGTGACATACACGGGAGTTATCAGGAATTCAACGCGCTTTTGAACAAAGTGAACTATGGTTCCTCCGAAGACCAACTCATCTTGCTAGGTGATTATGTAGATAGAGGGCCTAACAGCAAAGCTATTGTTGAACAGGTTAAGAATCTCCATGAAGAATGCGGAGTTGTCGTTCTAAAAGGGAATCATGACAAAATGGCCTGTGATGCACTGCTGAATGAAGATGATAAACTGGATACACATTGGCTTAATAACGGCGGAT comes from Paenibacillus sp. 19GGS1-52 and encodes:
- a CDS encoding D-alanyl-D-alanine carboxypeptidase family protein — translated: MRKMHFATMLIVLCVVVSALGPISGVSAEEKSKDSGSKIAAVDLAPGARSAILMDANTGTVIYEKNSHDKLPPASITKIMTMLLTVEALDEGRLQLTDKVRASEYAASMGGSQIFLEPGEEMTVDEMLKGIAMASGNDASVAMAEKIAGSESAFVDLMNQKVEELGLKDTHFANCNGLPAENHYSSAHDIAVMSQELLKHERIIKYTGSYQDYLRKDSTKPFWLVNTNKLVRFYTGADGLKTGYTAEAKFCLSATAARDGLRAVAVVLGEPNTKTRNSEVSGMFDYLFSQYKVHTIHKVGDTIGTLKIEKGVKSELPLTAKETYSVLLKKGVTQEGIRNQVVLPENVKAPVAAGQTVGKLVVYQGTNVLKEYELKAGEDVPKAGWWKLFKRTAGSLFTID
- the spoIIAB gene encoding anti-sigma F factor, with protein sequence MTKSQARNFMNVQFAALSENESFARVVVAAFVTRLDPTMEELNDLKTVVSEAVTNCIIHGYDSDPNGIVTISASIDNETVHLTIEDQGRGIEDLELAQQPLYTSKPELERSGMGFTIMENFVDEFEVTSEPGRGTSISMKKTIVSKKALYN
- the spoIIAA gene encoding anti-sigma F factor antagonist yields the protein MNSHVEMEQHRSVLIVRLSGELDHHAADYVRMEMDDAIMRGQVLHLVLSLKELQFMDSSGLGVILGRYKSIRSKGGKMVVCDATAPVQRLLEMSGLFKIMPLYDDESAALSDLEVAL
- the sigF gene encoding RNA polymerase sporulation sigma factor SigF, whose amino-acid sequence is MDAESKKAPPTYLDDAEVKRLIALSQAGDNLARDTLVNCNIRLVWSVVQRFMNRGYEPDDLFQIGCIGLLKSVDKFDLSYEVKFSTYAVPMIIGEIQRFLRDDGTLKVSRSLKEMANKVRKMKDEMSKTLDRLPTIGEVALALGVTPEEIVFAQEANKPPTSIHETVFENDGDPITLIDQIADESQERWFDKLALNEAIGGLSERERLIVYLRYYRDQTQSEVASRLGISQVQVSRLEKKILANIREQIAQ
- a CDS encoding DUF1835 domain-containing protein; this encodes MWREIYSAGPIFEDPAGEKERSLRAQVLEDTLGIPTGEYTRGCEEQEQRLREFNMYDEVVLWFEHDLFDQSMLAYLLHWFKGQQLGYTKLSLLNIGEFPGIEPFHGLGQLSSAQLKTLYGTWQTLGQKELELGSELWQAYAAPDLRKMADLLEQRKAELAASALSFAYAAFQGHLSRLPSVQNGLGIVEQTTLQAVRGRWDTSNGMPIQV